A stretch of the Filimonas lacunae genome encodes the following:
- a CDS encoding polysaccharide biosynthesis/export family protein, translated as MKIIHSLVPVILCSLLFTSCATQNLLTQSRQQEVNTSREDTVFAYNPHYAYQLRKDDKINISVWDNDDISVGSVYGIYNSNEVYGKWLMLDDSGYVAIPKLGNVNLLGLTVAQVKVKLQNAFKKWIVNPVIDVKVLNKEVTVLGELKTPGKYTLDKENNTLLEVIGKAGDFDFYANKKKIQVIRMVDSLPVAYTVNLTDMQQFTTANVQIHPGDIVYVPSRRGKHWDKRAGSTIVPIASAISSAVLLGKVF; from the coding sequence ATGAAAATCATACACAGTCTTGTTCCGGTAATACTTTGCAGCCTGCTGTTTACTTCCTGTGCCACACAAAACCTGTTAACCCAAAGCAGGCAGCAGGAGGTAAATACTTCCCGCGAGGATACGGTATTTGCTTATAATCCGCATTATGCTTATCAACTGCGTAAAGATGATAAAATAAACATCAGCGTTTGGGATAACGATGACATCAGTGTGGGGTCTGTTTACGGTATATATAACTCCAATGAAGTGTACGGTAAATGGCTGATGCTGGACGACTCAGGCTATGTGGCCATACCTAAACTGGGTAATGTAAACCTGTTGGGCCTTACAGTAGCGCAGGTGAAAGTGAAGCTGCAAAACGCTTTTAAAAAGTGGATCGTTAACCCCGTGATAGATGTAAAAGTGCTGAATAAAGAAGTAACGGTGTTGGGTGAATTAAAAACACCGGGTAAGTACACCTTAGATAAGGAAAACAATACCTTATTGGAGGTGATAGGCAAGGCCGGTGATTTTGATTTTTATGCCAACAAGAAGAAGATACAGGTGATTAGAATGGTAGATAGTTTGCCAGTGGCCTACACCGTAAACCTTACCGATATGCAGCAGTTTACTACCGCCAACGTGCAGATTCATCCCGGGGATATTGTATATGTGCCCAGCCGCCGGGGAAAGCATTGGGATAAACGGGCCGGCTCAACCATTGTGCCTATTGCTTCTGCTATCAGCTCGGCTGTGCTGTTAGGGAAAGTGTTTTAA
- a CDS encoding response regulator has translation METSNPVKIFLVDDDAFCLHVYQQHLTKLGYSNLSLFESGADCLHHLTENPDIIFLDHGMRELTGIDVLKKIKRFNPDIYVVFLSGQEHIETAVSALKYGAFDYIVKGELDLENMTKVLAKIAEVREMLRKNNPNSFRRFFSLI, from the coding sequence ATGGAAACATCCAATCCTGTAAAAATTTTCCTGGTAGACGATGATGCTTTTTGTTTACATGTTTACCAGCAGCACCTGACTAAATTAGGCTATAGCAATCTTTCTTTGTTTGAGAGTGGGGCCGACTGTCTGCATCACCTCACCGAAAACCCTGATATCATCTTTCTCGATCATGGCATGCGTGAATTAACGGGCATTGATGTACTCAAAAAGATCAAGCGCTTTAACCCGGATATTTACGTTGTTTTTTTATCGGGCCAGGAGCATATTGAAACAGCCGTGAGCGCATTAAAGTACGGGGCCTTTGATTATATAGTAAAGGGCGAGCTGGACCTGGAAAACATGACCAAAGTGCTGGCTAAAATAGCCGAGGTACGCGAAATGTTACGGAAGAATAATCCCAATTCATTCCGGCGCTTCTTCTCTTTAATATAA
- a CDS encoding MBL fold metallo-hydrolase → MRIAFHGAAQTVTGSKHLITLEDGTAILLDCGMFQGMGAQTESLNQSFGFDAAQVSFVILSHAHIDHSGLLPKLVKEGFKGKIYCTAPTRQLASILLLDSANIQKNTAHTPHGSKEEIPSDPFYDVDDVIATLPLLEVVDYNTWTVLQPGVELLLTDAGHLLGSAAVHLKITEDDITQQVTFSGDIGRYRHPLLCPPQEFPQADYIIMESTYGASLHDPLFSTTDELMKLIQDTCIRKKGKLVIPAFSLGRTQELLVYLKQLTLENRLGDIPVIVDSPLSLAATEIFTEYTNCFNERIAALAQANENPFEFPGLHWTRCVEDSIKIKGITEPAIIIAASGMADAGRIRHHIADTIQDANNTILLVGYCAPGSLGGQLLSGAQEVVINGQEYPVMASVKSMSSMSAHGDYENLCQFLACQEPAAVKKIFLVHGEPKVQEELQKRLQHKGFMQVHIPELHEVCALSQVPVAV, encoded by the coding sequence ATGAGAATTGCTTTTCATGGAGCGGCACAAACTGTCACAGGCTCTAAACACTTGATTACTTTAGAAGATGGAACCGCTATATTGCTCGATTGCGGAATGTTCCAGGGCATGGGCGCACAAACGGAAAGCCTGAACCAGTCTTTCGGGTTTGATGCAGCGCAGGTAAGCTTTGTAATACTGTCCCATGCGCATATTGACCATAGCGGGTTGTTGCCTAAGCTGGTGAAAGAAGGGTTTAAGGGTAAAATTTATTGTACCGCCCCTACGAGACAGTTAGCCAGCATTCTGTTGCTTGACTCAGCTAATATTCAGAAAAACACAGCGCATACACCACATGGCAGCAAAGAAGAAATACCCTCCGATCCGTTTTACGATGTAGACGACGTAATAGCCACCTTGCCCTTACTGGAAGTAGTGGACTATAATACCTGGACGGTGTTGCAGCCAGGTGTGGAGCTGTTGCTAACCGATGCCGGCCATTTGCTGGGCAGTGCAGCCGTACACCTGAAAATTACAGAAGACGATATTACCCAACAGGTAACCTTCAGCGGCGATATTGGCCGGTACCGCCATCCCCTGCTTTGTCCGCCACAGGAGTTTCCGCAGGCAGACTATATCATTATGGAAAGCACCTATGGCGCCAGTCTGCACGATCCCTTGTTCAGCACTACCGACGAACTGATGAAGCTGATACAGGATACCTGCATCCGTAAAAAAGGAAAATTAGTGATACCCGCATTCAGCCTGGGACGTACACAAGAGCTATTGGTGTACCTGAAACAATTAACCCTGGAAAACAGGCTGGGCGATATCCCGGTAATTGTAGACAGTCCGCTGAGCCTGGCTGCAACGGAGATATTTACCGAGTACACCAACTGCTTTAACGAGCGTATTGCCGCACTGGCACAAGCCAATGAAAATCCGTTTGAGTTTCCGGGCCTGCATTGGACACGATGTGTAGAAGACAGCATTAAGATCAAAGGCATTACCGAACCCGCTATTATCATTGCGGCAAGCGGCATGGCCGATGCCGGACGCATTCGCCATCATATAGCAGACACCATACAGGATGCCAATAACACGATATTGCTGGTAGGCTATTGCGCTCCCGGTTCGCTGGGCGGACAGCTATTGTCAGGCGCACAGGAAGTAGTGATTAACGGTCAGGAATACCCCGTGATGGCTTCTGTTAAAAGTATGAGTAGCATGAGCGCTCATGGCGATTATGAAAACCTTTGTCAATTCCTTGCCTGCCAGGAACCGGCAGCCGTGAAAAAGATCTTCCTGGTACATGGCGAGCCGAAAGTGCAGGAAGAATTACAGAAACGATTACAGCATAAAGGCTTTATGCAGGTACATATACCAGAGCTGCACGAAGTATGCGCGTTATCCCAGGTGCCGGTAGCCGTGTAA
- a CDS encoding glycoside hydrolase family 2 TIM barrel-domain containing protein, translating to MYIDDNNPLPRAVIRPNSFVLLDGEWKFQPDTDNKGLTEQWQLAHTYTHTAHWPGSVETHMARLQPAQGYWSGSIVAWYEREFPVPEQHGANRDPYSLLQLTLGACGYETRVWLNGVLLSTIEGEEVHRGEYTSFSYELDDSLLQAVSRLTIRIESSMDADTPRGKQESLVYKRGGIWYQTYTGGVRSIWLETVERNRLRSRMGVVSTIEDNLVRFNFTTRIHDAGMYTIRLQVFKQGQLPDLPVATDEYSMLIEAGQKKQRLVIAIPNALHWTPESPHLYRLVALLQDAAGYSAEIETLFGLRKIEARGGHIYLNNTPVYLDGILYQPGVAGYELIKQHMYAMKALGCNLVRIHIAGVDPRIYDLADKLGMLLWVEVPSPHRSSPKSRENHRAELLRMLALTGTHPSIIIWSLYNEDWGAQDIATNPETRQYITDMYHFMQLAHPEFLVVDNDGWQHISFEGRLKSDLLTAHMYTANITKWAELLDLLTIGKQSGVVAFPLVVGDPFFFRKQVPLMVSEWGGFGFADYGGPNDNNERSKQITLFKAELRKRPIAGDVYTQATDIEEERNGLIDFASGALKVPAGLLASGK from the coding sequence ATGTATATAGATGATAACAATCCGCTGCCCAGGGCGGTTATCCGTCCCAACTCATTTGTATTGCTGGACGGCGAATGGAAGTTTCAACCAGATACGGATAATAAAGGATTAACGGAACAGTGGCAACTGGCACATACTTACACACATACTGCCCATTGGCCGGGCAGTGTAGAAACCCATATGGCCAGGCTACAGCCTGCCCAGGGATATTGGAGCGGTTCCATTGTGGCCTGGTACGAAAGGGAGTTTCCCGTTCCGGAACAGCACGGTGCCAACAGAGATCCTTATTCGCTGCTGCAATTAACCCTGGGTGCCTGTGGATACGAAACGCGCGTTTGGTTAAATGGTGTTTTACTAAGCACCATAGAAGGGGAAGAGGTGCATAGGGGAGAGTATACTTCCTTTTCGTACGAGCTGGATGATAGTCTGCTACAGGCAGTAAGCCGGTTGACCATTCGTATTGAAAGTTCGATGGATGCTGATACGCCCAGGGGTAAACAGGAATCATTGGTATACAAACGGGGCGGCATCTGGTACCAGACCTATACCGGCGGCGTACGCAGCATCTGGCTGGAAACCGTAGAACGCAACCGCCTGCGCTCGCGCATGGGCGTAGTAAGCACTATTGAAGATAACCTGGTACGGTTCAACTTTACCACGCGCATTCACGATGCAGGAATGTATACGATCAGGCTACAGGTGTTTAAACAGGGGCAGTTGCCCGACCTGCCTGTTGCTACAGATGAATATTCGATGCTGATAGAAGCCGGGCAGAAAAAACAACGCCTGGTAATTGCCATACCCAATGCGCTGCACTGGACGCCGGAAAGCCCGCATTTATACAGGCTGGTAGCACTGTTACAGGATGCAGCGGGATACAGTGCAGAAATTGAAACGCTTTTTGGGCTAAGGAAGATAGAAGCCAGGGGAGGACATATTTACCTGAATAATACACCGGTGTACCTGGATGGCATATTGTACCAGCCCGGTGTGGCCGGGTATGAGCTCATTAAACAACATATGTATGCAATGAAAGCGCTGGGGTGTAACCTGGTGCGTATACATATAGCCGGTGTTGATCCGCGTATTTATGACCTGGCCGATAAGCTGGGTATGCTGTTGTGGGTAGAAGTGCCCAGTCCGCACCGGTCGTCTCCTAAAAGCCGCGAAAACCACCGGGCCGAGTTGCTGCGTATGCTGGCCTTAACGGGTACGCATCCTTCTATTATTATATGGAGTTTATACAATGAAGACTGGGGCGCGCAGGATATTGCTACTAATCCCGAAACGCGCCAGTACATAACCGATATGTATCATTTTATGCAGTTGGCGCATCCCGAATTCCTGGTGGTAGACAACGACGGCTGGCAGCATATTTCCTTTGAAGGGCGCTTAAAAAGCGATCTGCTTACTGCACATATGTATACTGCCAATATTACCAAATGGGCCGAGCTGCTGGACTTGCTTACCATTGGTAAACAATCGGGCGTAGTGGCTTTTCCGCTGGTAGTGGGCGATCCGTTCTTTTTCAGAAAACAGGTGCCATTGATGGTGAGCGAATGGGGTGGATTTGGTTTTGCCGATTATGGCGGCCCAAATGATAACAATGAACGTAGTAAACAGATAACGCTTTTTAAAGCGGAATTGCGAAAAAGACCTATTGCCGGTGATGTATACACACAGGCTACCGATATTGAAGAAGAGCGCAACGGGTTAATTGATTTTGCATCGGGTGCATTAAAAGTGCCGGCAGGATTGCTGGCATCTGGTAAATAA
- a CDS encoding RNA polymerase sigma factor yields the protein MPFVPPYNEPELLLCLSKGDPDAYRALFEQYWDAVYAIALKLCKQPELAKDLAQESFIKIWNHRDKLTGVTHFTPFLFTLTRHLVIDHLRRKVFTVGNEAYLTAYFSDDAGTPQEKAEYKELEHLLNRAVNSLPPQMQQVFRLSRFEGLSHAEIALRMNITRVTSKSYMVRALNGIRQYLSQYSDEQYLLPLLLCLLLG from the coding sequence TTGCCATTTGTTCCACCATATAACGAACCGGAACTGCTATTGTGCCTTTCCAAAGGTGATCCCGATGCTTACCGCGCCCTTTTTGAGCAGTATTGGGATGCCGTATATGCCATTGCCCTGAAACTGTGCAAACAGCCCGAACTGGCGAAAGACCTGGCGCAGGAATCATTTATCAAAATATGGAACCATCGCGATAAACTTACCGGGGTTACGCATTTTACACCTTTCCTGTTTACGTTGACGCGCCACCTGGTAATTGACCACCTGCGCCGCAAAGTGTTTACCGTAGGCAACGAAGCGTATTTAACCGCCTATTTCAGCGATGATGCCGGTACACCGCAGGAGAAAGCAGAATATAAAGAACTGGAACACCTGCTGAACCGGGCGGTAAACAGCCTGCCCCCGCAAATGCAGCAGGTGTTCCGGCTTAGTCGTTTTGAAGGATTAAGCCATGCCGAAATAGCCCTGCGGATGAACATTACCCGTGTTACCTCCAAATCGTACATGGTGCGGGCTCTCAACGGCATACGGCAGTATTTAAGCCAGTATAGCGATGAACAATACCTGCTGCCGCTGCTGCTGTGTTTACTGCTGGGATAA
- a CDS encoding FecR family protein produces the protein MNNQELLNQLWEKYLSDQKMTEGELAQLRALVQNTQYQPQLEQLLHTLYSEKQQDYPAADTSAREAFTEVWARLQTTTPQATPAPVAGMPPRRWWRYAAAAILALSAAATVYYGLQRDKAPTPLARHGADSSQPIQPGSNKALLTLADGSVIALNDAQNGTLARQGNTQVVKLANGQLAYQNKQGAGTAGLYNTIHTPRGGKYHITLPDGSQVWLNAASSLYYPTTFAGAAREVTLTGEAYFEIAPNSAMPFRVKVGDMQVNVLGTQFNINAYEEEAAIHTTLLQGSVQVKAGAAQQLLKPAQRASLQRSNGSLQVQNNVDTEEAIAWKNGLVQFAGTDIHAAMRMIARWYDVEVEYKGDIPNAHFRGALSSNAAVTEVLHMMQQTGEVHFEISGRKIIVLP, from the coding sequence ATGAACAATCAGGAACTGCTGAACCAGCTATGGGAGAAATACCTGTCTGATCAGAAAATGACGGAAGGCGAACTGGCGCAATTGCGCGCACTGGTGCAAAACACACAATACCAGCCCCAGCTGGAACAACTGCTGCACACCTTATATTCCGAAAAACAACAGGATTACCCGGCTGCCGACACCAGCGCCCGGGAAGCTTTTACAGAAGTATGGGCACGCCTGCAAACCACCACCCCACAAGCAACACCTGCCCCCGTGGCCGGCATGCCTCCGCGCCGGTGGTGGCGTTATGCTGCCGCTGCTATACTGGCACTCAGCGCCGCAGCCACCGTTTATTACGGATTACAGCGGGATAAAGCCCCTACACCACTGGCACGGCATGGTGCCGACAGCAGCCAGCCTATACAACCCGGTAGCAACAAAGCACTGCTTACACTGGCCGATGGTTCTGTGATTGCCTTAAACGATGCACAGAACGGCACACTGGCCCGGCAAGGCAATACACAGGTGGTAAAACTGGCCAATGGTCAACTCGCTTATCAAAACAAGCAGGGCGCAGGCACAGCAGGCTTATATAATACCATACATACGCCCCGTGGCGGCAAGTATCATATCACCCTGCCCGATGGCAGCCAGGTATGGCTCAACGCCGCCAGCAGCCTGTATTACCCTACCACGTTTGCCGGTGCCGCCCGGGAGGTTACGCTTACCGGCGAAGCTTATTTTGAAATAGCCCCTAACAGCGCCATGCCTTTTCGCGTAAAGGTGGGCGATATGCAGGTGAATGTATTGGGCACACAATTTAACATCAATGCCTACGAGGAGGAAGCCGCCATACACACCACCCTGCTACAGGGCAGTGTGCAGGTGAAAGCCGGCGCAGCGCAACAACTGCTAAAGCCCGCCCAGCGCGCCAGCCTGCAACGCAGCAACGGCAGTTTACAGGTACAAAACAACGTGGACACAGAAGAAGCCATTGCCTGGAAGAATGGCCTGGTGCAGTTTGCCGGCACCGACATACATGCTGCCATGCGTATGATTGCACGCTGGTACGATGTGGAGGTGGAATACAAAGGCGATATACCCAACGCCCATTTCAGAGGAGCCTTATCCAGTAATGCAGCCGTAACAGAAGTGTTGCACATGATGCAACAAACAGGCGAAGTACATTTTGAAATAAGCGGGCGAAAGATTATAGTATTACCCTGA
- a CDS encoding TonB-dependent receptor, giving the protein MPFKIVCQRGPLRAALHTRYSLQLPAKWLLMMKLTMLMLLIATLQVHARGHAQNITLSMRNTPLDKVFKEIRKQTGYLFLYTDEQIATARTVTLEVQNQPLDKVLEQCFRSQPLVYDITGKTVIIKRKPLTTTLLNATFDGTVKGRITDDKGNAVAGAAVQEKGTSNGALTNESGNFEIKVAGTDAILVITSLGFDRQEIALKGRSNIDISLVAVAADMKELIVIGYGEQRRGAVSSAITTVSSSTFKEQPVNRLDQVLQGRAAGVQVTNSTGAPGGAVRIRIRGSNSINGDNSPLYVVDGFVGADFSAINPDDLESIQILKDAAATAIYGSRGANGVVILTTKKGAKGAARVNATARASTSGVLKKLSLLNAGDFAETANAHAVATGAASPFTQAQVDSFKRVGGTNWQDEIFRQASGKEYLLNVSGGTEKGGYFISGDYLDQDGVINNSFFKRYNLRSNINAKLNDWVTASLNIQGSYSSSQNIDIPADGPHSPLAQAITWSPTVPVRNSVGGYTATDPVSSVFFNPVALTTEQLTVTERMLANMIGGFKFRLLTGLSLNVQYGVNYLGYENKSFAGKVVNSGSSIASLRSNKEIRLQSTNTLNYHKLLHNVHSLDATAVMEYQQNTYNYMSAGASNLNYESFMWNNIALGTPGTPGSGTSKSSLFSLMGRVNYGYKDKYLLSAGLRRDGSSKFAGSNKYSYFPSVSAAWVLSEESFLRHMPVFSNLKLRGSWGLTGNQGIDAYSTYSTYSNRVASFTSTSSQTGIVLGNIGNPDLKWETTEQKDIGIELGLGKGRVAVTADYFIKDTRDLLLTETLPLYLGGNPITRNAGAVQNKGFEIGIEATVIDKEALRWTSLFNASFVKTRVISTGQNKIIFDPNNRKIGGGMSPQSEFVVTAGQPLGAIWGLTYLGTWKPGDTKAGDFGAKAGDSRYLDKTGDNVIDASDYGVIGTGVPTTSLGFNNTVSYKGFTLNIFIHALLHFDKLNYNKAAAMYHGGDAREATYVDIKNRYIPGVNESSDIPAFSTTNRNFTQSTRFLEKADFMRLKNLSLSYDLPRSVLKGKAGLKLFISATNVFTVTSYSGIDPESNSASGDIRQGIDYGSYPNVRTFTGGCTLSF; this is encoded by the coding sequence ATGCCATTCAAGATTGTTTGCCAAAGAGGGCCGCTGCGTGCTGCCCTCCACACCCGCTATTCATTACAATTACCCGCCAAATGGTTACTGATGATGAAACTAACCATGCTAATGCTATTAATAGCCACACTACAGGTGCATGCCAGGGGCCATGCACAGAACATTACCTTATCGATGCGCAACACGCCTTTAGACAAAGTGTTTAAAGAGATACGGAAGCAAACCGGCTACCTGTTCCTGTATACCGATGAGCAGATAGCCACTGCCAGAACGGTTACGCTGGAAGTGCAGAACCAGCCGCTGGACAAAGTGCTGGAACAATGCTTTCGCTCGCAACCACTGGTGTATGACATCACCGGCAAAACCGTTATCATCAAACGTAAACCACTGACCACTACCCTGCTGAATGCCACGTTCGACGGCACCGTAAAGGGCCGCATTACCGACGACAAAGGCAATGCTGTAGCTGGCGCCGCTGTGCAGGAAAAAGGCACCAGCAATGGCGCACTTACCAACGAGAGCGGCAACTTTGAAATAAAGGTGGCCGGCACTGATGCCATACTGGTGATTACCTCGCTGGGGTTTGACCGGCAGGAGATTGCCCTGAAAGGCAGAAGCAACATAGATATTAGCCTGGTAGCCGTTGCCGCCGACATGAAAGAACTGATAGTGATAGGCTATGGCGAACAGCGCCGTGGTGCCGTAAGCAGCGCTATCACTACCGTAAGTTCCAGCACGTTTAAAGAGCAACCTGTAAACCGACTTGACCAGGTGTTACAAGGCCGTGCCGCCGGCGTGCAGGTAACCAATTCCACCGGCGCACCCGGTGGTGCCGTGCGCATACGCATACGCGGCTCTAACTCCATCAATGGTGATAACAGTCCCCTGTACGTGGTAGATGGCTTTGTAGGGGCCGATTTCAGCGCTATTAACCCCGACGACCTGGAAAGCATACAGATACTCAAAGATGCCGCTGCTACGGCTATCTATGGCAGTCGTGGTGCCAATGGCGTGGTGATACTCACCACCAAAAAAGGTGCTAAAGGCGCAGCCCGTGTCAATGCCACGGCACGCGCATCTACCTCCGGTGTATTGAAAAAGCTGTCGCTGCTCAATGCCGGTGATTTTGCCGAAACAGCCAATGCCCATGCAGTAGCTACCGGGGCCGCTTCGCCTTTTACACAGGCGCAGGTAGATTCGTTTAAACGTGTAGGTGGCACCAACTGGCAGGACGAGATCTTTCGCCAGGCAAGCGGTAAAGAGTACCTGCTGAATGTTTCGGGTGGCACGGAAAAAGGCGGATACTTTATATCGGGCGATTACCTGGATCAGGATGGCGTTATCAACAACTCCTTCTTTAAACGGTATAACCTGCGCTCGAACATCAACGCTAAACTCAACGACTGGGTAACCGCATCGCTGAACATACAGGGCAGTTACAGCAGCTCGCAAAATATAGATATACCGGCCGATGGGCCGCACAGTCCGCTGGCACAGGCCATCACCTGGTCGCCCACCGTACCGGTGCGCAACAGCGTAGGCGGTTATACCGCTACCGATCCCGTTAGCTCGGTATTCTTTAACCCTGTAGCGCTCACTACGGAACAGCTGACCGTTACAGAAAGAATGCTGGCCAATATGATCGGCGGTTTTAAGTTCAGACTGCTTACCGGGCTGTCGCTGAATGTACAGTATGGCGTCAACTACCTCGGTTACGAAAACAAAAGCTTTGCCGGCAAAGTGGTCAACTCCGGCAGCTCTATAGCCAGCCTGCGTTCTAATAAAGAAATTCGTTTACAAAGCACCAACACGCTTAACTACCACAAGCTGCTGCACAACGTACACAGCCTGGATGCCACGGCGGTGATGGAATACCAGCAGAACACCTATAACTATATGAGTGCCGGCGCCTCCAACCTCAACTACGAATCGTTTATGTGGAACAATATTGCCCTGGGCACACCCGGCACGCCCGGCTCCGGTACCAGCAAGTCTTCGCTGTTTTCGTTGATGGGCCGCGTGAACTATGGTTATAAAGATAAATACCTGTTATCTGCCGGGTTACGCAGGGATGGTTCGTCTAAATTCGCAGGCAGCAACAAATACAGCTACTTCCCTTCTGTATCGGCCGCCTGGGTATTATCCGAAGAATCGTTCCTGCGGCATATGCCCGTGTTCAGTAACCTGAAGCTGCGTGGCAGCTGGGGCCTTACCGGCAACCAGGGTATTGATGCGTACAGCACCTATTCTACTTATTCTAACCGCGTGGCTTCCTTTACCAGCACCTCCTCCCAAACCGGCATTGTACTGGGCAATATTGGCAACCCCGACCTGAAATGGGAAACCACTGAACAAAAAGACATAGGTATAGAACTGGGATTAGGCAAAGGCCGTGTAGCCGTTACCGCTGATTATTTTATCAAAGACACGCGCGACCTGCTGCTGACAGAAACACTGCCGCTGTACCTGGGTGGTAATCCCATTACCCGCAATGCTGGTGCAGTGCAGAACAAAGGTTTTGAAATAGGCATTGAAGCCACGGTGATTGATAAAGAAGCGCTGCGGTGGACAAGTTTGTTCAATGCCAGCTTTGTAAAAACCCGCGTGATCTCTACCGGTCAGAACAAGATCATCTTCGACCCTAACAATCGCAAAATAGGCGGCGGCATGTCGCCCCAGAGTGAATTTGTAGTGACAGCCGGTCAGCCCCTGGGCGCTATTTGGGGACTCACCTACCTGGGTACCTGGAAACCCGGCGATACCAAAGCGGGCGATTTTGGGGCCAAAGCTGGCGACTCACGCTACCTGGATAAAACCGGTGACAATGTAATAGACGCGAGTGATTATGGTGTAATAGGCACCGGCGTACCCACTACCAGCCTGGGCTTTAACAACACCGTTAGCTACAAAGGTTTTACCCTGAACATCTTTATACATGCCCTGCTGCACTTTGATAAACTCAACTATAACAAAGCAGCCGCTATGTATCATGGCGGTGATGCACGCGAAGCCACTTATGTGGATATTAAAAACCGGTATATCCCCGGTGTGAACGAATCGTCGGATATACCTGCTTTCAGCACCACCAACCGCAACTTTACGCAGAGTACCCGCTTTTTGGAGAAAGCCGATTTTATGCGGTTGAAAAACCTGAGCCTGAGCTACGATCTGCCACGCAGCGTGCTGAAAGGCAAGGCAGGACTGAAACTGTTTATCAGCGCCACCAACGTGTTTACCGTTACCAGCTACAGCGGCATCGACCCCGAGTCGAACTCCGCATCGGGCGATATACGGCAGGGTATTGACTATGGCTCGTACCCTAATGTAAGAACCTTTACCGGTGGCTGCACCCTTAGTTTTTAA